The Phragmites australis chromosome 15, lpPhrAust1.1, whole genome shotgun sequence genome window below encodes:
- the LOC133892430 gene encoding heterogeneous nuclear ribonucleoprotein 1-like, which translates to MEAVDYSGKLFVGGISWETDEDRLREYFARFGEVTEAVIMRDRSTGRARGFGFVVFADAAVAERVTMDKHMIDGRMVEAKKAVPRDDHSIMSKSNGSSIGSPGPGRTRKIFVGGLPPNVTEAEFRRYFEQFGVITDVVVMYDHNTQRPRGFGFITYDSEDAVDKALHKNFHELNGKMVEVKRAVPKEQSPGPVACSPAGGQNHAMSRAHSFLSGFNQGYNPNPIGGYGMRVDGRFGQLTGARNGFSSFGPGYGMSMNIEGGTGANFGANSGFINSSNGRQIGSYYNGSSNRLGNPVGYVGLTDDSGSILSSMSRNVWGNGNLNYMSNPTNMNAFASTGIGGQVSITGDSINWGGLTSAHGMGSISSLGSGNLGRGTGDNNFGLPSGTYGRSNSTGTIGEPFSASANTYEVNNPDAYGSSSIYGDTNWRFTSSEVHMPPFGHDLGNVDPDIKSDISASYMGSYNNQPSRGITS; encoded by the exons atGGAGGCGGTGGACTACTCCGGGAAGCTCTTCGTCGGCGGCATCTCATGGGAGACGGACGAGGACCGCCTCCGCGAGTATTTCGCCCGGTTCGGGGAGGTCACCGAGGCCGTCATCATGCGGGACCGCAGCACCGGCCGCGCCCGCGGCTTCGGGTTCGTCGTCTTCGCtgacgccgccgtcgccgagcgcGTCACTATGGACAAGCACATGATCGACGGCCGCATG GTGGAGGCGAAGAAAGCCGTTCCCAGGGACGACCACAGTATAATGAGCAAGAGCAATGGCAGCAGCATCGGATCACCTGGACCGGGCCGTACGAGAAAGATCTTTGTTGGAGGTCTGCCCCCTAATGTTACCGAGGCCGAGTTCAGAAGGTATTTTGAGCAATTCGGTGTGATAACCGATGTGGTTGTGATGTACGACCACAACACACAGAGGCCAAGGGGCTTTGGCTTCATCACCTACGATTCAGAAGACGCGGTGGATAAGGCTCTGCACAAGAACTTCCATGAGCTGAATGGTAAAATGGTTGAGGTCAAGAGAGCTGTTCCAAAGGAACAGTCTCCTGGACCTGTTGCCTGTTCACCTGCGGGAGGGCAGAACCATGCTATGAGCAGGGCTCATAGCTTCCTGAGTGGCTTCAACCAGGGGTACAACCCGAACCCGATAGGAGGTTATGGCATGAGGGTGGATGGAAGGTTTGGTCAGCTGACAGGTGCACGAAATGGTTTCTCTTCATTTGGCCCTGGTTATGGAATGAGCATGAATATTGAAGGTGGGACAGGTGCAAATTTTGGTGCAAACTCTGGTTTCATAAATAGCTCCAACGGGCGGCAAATAGGCTCGTACTACAATGGTAGTTCAAACAGATTAGGTAATCCTGTTGGGTACGTTGGCCTCACTGATGATTCAGGATCAATATTGAGCTCAATGTCAAGGAATGTTTGGGGTAATGGGAATTTAAACTACATGAGCAACCCTACAAACATGAATGCTTTCGCTTCAACTGGAATTGGAGGCCAAGTTAGTATTACTGGTGACAGTATTAATTGGGGAGGTCTCACTTCTGCTCATGGCATGGGTAGCATTTCAAGCCTCGGGTCGGGGAACCTTGGCCGTGGAACTGGAGATAATAACTTTGGTTTGCCTTCTGGCACCTATGGGAGGAGCAATTCAACTGGTACAATAGGTGAACCATTTTCTGCATCAGCCAATACATATGAAGTGAACAACCCAGATGCATATGGTAGCAGCTCTATTTATGGTGACACAAACTGGAGGTTCACGTCATCTGAGGTTCACATGCCTCCATTTGGTCATGATCTTGGAAATGTTGATCCAGATATCAAATCAGATATATCAGCGAGTTACATGGGCAGCTACAATAATCAGCCAAGCAGAG